In a single window of the Planctomycetota bacterium genome:
- a CDS encoding PHB depolymerase family esterase gives MAQKLLFLLLPALQESALERYLREPDPRTRSAIRAEIRMSLAEAERAIRESIPAFSESAAPGATVRRKTVADHPRAAPFEYLLRVPARYTPSRRWPILVLLHGQSGTADDALRRWLPESARLEDWFVLAPTAGRGGWGRSLLGHAYVFTALRETAASFAIDPDRVFLDGASMGGNGAFQLACAYPDRFAAVCARSGGPAFRRTAPGPDAPVEAEGLENLLATPVTWIVGARDPKLPYAWVKQARARLEELGAPLVYREYPEGGHEAFTQENGAVLDWMSARRRDAYPLRAGLATSERLFNRAFWLEIEAFREPERVERRFTDFEGDVLETRRALAGEVRVRAEIRRDANEIRVTASGARELRIYLHERMIDFSRPLAVTANGTRSSFTPRPSLDTLLESARRDRGLLYTAVVSVRIP, from the coding sequence ATGGCGCAGAAGCTTCTTTTTCTGCTCCTGCCGGCGCTTCAGGAATCCGCCCTGGAACGGTACCTCCGCGAACCGGATCCCCGGACGCGCTCCGCGATCCGCGCGGAAATCCGGATGTCCCTCGCGGAGGCCGAACGCGCGATCCGGGAAAGCATTCCCGCCTTTTCCGAAAGCGCCGCCCCCGGCGCGACGGTGCGCCGGAAGACCGTCGCCGATCATCCCCGGGCCGCGCCCTTCGAATATCTCCTTCGCGTCCCCGCGCGCTACACGCCCTCCCGGCGGTGGCCGATCCTCGTCCTCCTCCACGGCCAGAGCGGAACCGCGGACGACGCGCTGCGGCGATGGCTTCCGGAGTCGGCCCGGCTCGAGGACTGGTTCGTCCTGGCCCCCACGGCCGGACGCGGCGGATGGGGAAGGTCCCTCCTGGGCCACGCCTACGTCTTCACCGCGCTGCGCGAAACGGCCGCGTCCTTCGCGATCGACCCCGACCGCGTGTTCCTGGACGGGGCTTCCATGGGAGGAAACGGCGCCTTCCAGCTCGCCTGCGCCTATCCCGACCGCTTCGCAGCCGTCTGCGCCCGTTCGGGCGGACCGGCCTTCCGGCGCACCGCGCCGGGACCGGACGCGCCCGTCGAGGCCGAGGGATTGGAAAACCTCCTGGCCACGCCCGTCACCTGGATCGTCGGGGCGCGCGACCCCAAGCTCCCCTACGCCTGGGTGAAACAGGCCCGCGCGCGGCTCGAAGAGCTCGGAGCGCCTCTCGTCTACCGCGAATACCCGGAAGGGGGACACGAAGCGTTCACCCAGGAGAACGGCGCGGTCCTGGACTGGATGTCCGCCCGCCGGCGCGACGCCTATCCGCTCCGCGCGGGTCTGGCGACCTCCGAGCGCCTCTTCAACCGGGCCTTCTGGCTGGAAATCGAGGCCTTCCGGGAACCGGAACGGGTGGAGCGCCGCTTCACGGACTTCGAGGGCGACGTTCTGGAGACCCGGCGCGCGCTGGCGGGCGAGGTCCGGGTCCGCGCGGAGATTCGGCGCGACGCCAACGAAATCCGGGTGACCGCCTCCGGGGCCAGGGAACTCCGGATATACTTGCACGAGAGAATGATCGATTTCAGCCGCCCGCTCGCCGTCACGGCCAACGGAACGCGTTCGAGTTTCACGCCGCGGCCGTCGCTCGACACGCTTCTGGAGTCGGCTCGGCGGGACCGCGGACTGCTCTACACGGCCGTCGTGAGCGTGCGGATTCCGTAA